In Kordiimonas sp. SCSIO 12610, the sequence ACTTAAGACTCATCCGACTAGGGTGTTCTTAGGTACTCTCTTCAAGATTAGTTATGTCTTCCTCAATACGCTTCTGAAAGCGCTCCCAGATTTTTCATAAACTAATTTTTTGATAATTGCCAGATTTTTCTGATAGCGCTTTCAGAATTTCATAAAATTGACTACTGGTGCATTAGGAATATGAATGGCTAGAGATGAAATTATATAAACAGGCAGGCTGTTAGAGGCTGTGCTTTTAACCTGAGGCAATACATGACTGACGCTGAATTATCGAATAATCCATAAGAATTGACCCAACACCCTCTGCATTATTAGCCTGCGGGTCTTGAAGGTTTTTCAAATACTCAATGGCAGTTATTGCAATTTCTTCAACGGGCTGCCGAACTGTCGTTATAGTGGGCCATACCCTCGTGCATATCACAGCATCATCAAACCCGACCACACTAACATCATTGGGCACTTTCAGGCCCTTTTGACGAGCACAAGAGATAACAGCAGATGCCATTTCATCATTACAGGCAAAAATCGCTGTCGGCGGATTTACGAGCGATAACAATCGATCGGCACATGCAAAACCACTATCAAAAGAAAAATATCCCTGTTCTAAAAATTCTTCACGGATATTAATACCATGCTTTGTTAAAGCAGCCCTATAGCCTGACAGTCTATCCTTCGCACCGCCATGCTCAGGATCACCTTTTATAATGGCTATCTCTGTGTGTCCTAAAGCTATAACATGCTCAATTAAATCCAGGGCAGCCAATTTGTCATCGATTTTAATCGTCATCATTGAGGCATGATCAAAACTGGGGGCAATTCGCACCGCAGGGATTTTATGGCGATCCAGGATATTTAGCACTTCAACATTATCGCACACAGGAGGCGGCAAAATAACACCGTCAGGCCGTAATTGACTTAGAAACGCTTCTATTTTTTCCCCAGCATTTTGTGTGTCCAGAATTTCCACCGCTAGATGCGTATTATCTTCATTACACTTTTTTAGCGCCCCATAAAGTATACTGGAGACATATTCGCCCCGCGGGTCATCAAAAAAAAGTCCTAGAACATGCGACTTTTCACCCGCTAGGCTGCGCGCGTGCATGCTCGGCTTATAACGCAGCATAGAAACCGCATCCATTACCTTCTTGCGCATAGCCTCTCGGACGTATTTTTCATTATTAAGCACACGGGAAACAGTACTAACAGATACCCCTGCCATACGTGCCACATCGTCAATAGTTGCTTTTTCAGGCTTGTTAGCCATAATGCCTCATGTAAGTTTATGAAAGCGCTATCATTTAAAACAAAACGATATTTTTGTCCAACCACTTTCACTGGTGCCACGAGCTTTAAGGTAATAGGAAATTTCTATGAGCGATAGTGAAATTAAATTGGGGTGGCAAAAAAAACTGGGATATGGATCTGGTGATTTTGGCCTCAATCTCTTTTGGCAAACAAT encodes:
- a CDS encoding LacI family DNA-binding transcriptional regulator — encoded protein: MANKPEKATIDDVARMAGVSVSTVSRVLNNEKYVREAMRKKVMDAVSMLRYKPSMHARSLAGEKSHVLGLFFDDPRGEYVSSILYGALKKCNEDNTHLAVEILDTQNAGEKIEAFLSQLRPDGVILPPPVCDNVEVLNILDRHKIPAVRIAPSFDHASMMTIKIDDKLAALDLIEHVIALGHTEIAIIKGDPEHGGAKDRLSGYRAALTKHGINIREEFLEQGYFSFDSGFACADRLLSLVNPPTAIFACNDEMASAVISCARQKGLKVPNDVSVVGFDDAVICTRVWPTITTVRQPVEEIAITAIEYLKNLQDPQANNAEGVGSILMDYSIIQRQSCIASG